Proteins encoded in a region of the Suncus etruscus isolate mSunEtr1 chromosome 1, mSunEtr1.pri.cur, whole genome shotgun sequence genome:
- the BET1 gene encoding BET1 homolog, protein MRRAGLGEGVPPGNYGNYGYANSGYNACEEENDRLTESLRNKVTAIKSLSIEIGHEVKSQNKLLADMDSQFDSTTGFLGKTMGKLKILSRGSQTKLLCYMMLFSLFVFFVIYWIIKLR, encoded by the exons GTGAAGGGGTGCCTCCTGGCAACTATGGAAACTACGGCTATGCTAATAGTGGGTATAATGCCTGTGAAGAAGAAAATGATAGACTCACTGAAAGTCTGAGAAACAAAGTAACTGCCATAAAATCC CTTTCCATTGAAATAGGCCATGAagttaaaagtcaaaataaattacTAGCTGATATG GATTCACAATTTGATTCTACAACTGGATTTCTAGGGAAAACTATGGGAAAACTGAAGATTTTATCCAGAGGAAGCCAAACAAAGCTGCTGTGTTATATGATGCTGTTttcattatttgtcttttttgtcatttattgGATTATTAAACTAAGGTGA